One Streptomyces dangxiongensis genomic window, GCGCCGGGCCAGGACCACGCGGCGTTCGGCCGCCGTGAGGCCGCCCCAGACGCCGTAGGGCTCGGGCTGGAGGAGTGCGTGTTCGCGGCACTCGACCATGACCGGGCAGCGGGAACAGACGCGCTTGGCCGCGTCCTCGCGGGAGAGCCGGGCGGCGGTCGGCTCCTTCGACGGGGCGAAGAACAGGCCGGCCTCGTCGCGCCGACACACCGCCTCGGTGTGCCAGGCGGCGTCTTGGTCCCTGTCCCGCGCCGGCAGCCGCTGCGCAGGAACGGCAGCTACTTGCAGCGACGAATGCGGCGGTTGCAGCACGGTCTACTCCTGACGACGGCTTCGCGAGCGAGAGACGATGCAGCAAGGCCTACCCGCTGTGCGCGCGCCTATGCACAGAGTTCCCGACCGCGGGCGCGTGGCGTCTCCTTCACGCCCCCCGCGTCAACGCCCCAGGTGCTTGCGGAGCTTGCGGTCGACCTTGTCCTGGACGCGCTCCAGGATGTCCGCCACGCTCCTGCCCCGCCGGGGCCGCGCCTCGACGTTGCCGAGGACGGCCCAGCCGTCCACGTAGACCACCGGCGCCCGGGAGTCGACCGAGTCGAGCGGGCTCACCTCGAAGTTGCCGAGGACACCGCCGCCGGTGCCGCGCAGCGAGACGTTCTCCGGGACGCGGATCTGGACGTCGCCGAAGACGGAGACCGCCTTGATCACCACCTGTTGGTACTCGAAGATCGCCTCGCTGAGGTCGATCTCGACGCTGCCGAAGACCGCGTACGCGTGCAGCCGGCGCCCCGCGCGCCAGCGGCCCCGCCGCACGGCGCTGCTGAACACCGCCACCACACTGGCGTCGGCCTCCTCCGGTATCGCGCCCGGCGCGGGGCGGGCCGGGACGGGCATGTAGGCGGGGGTGGCGGGCCGCTGATGGGCGGCGGGCAGGTCCCGGACGAAGACCTCCAGTTCACCCACCGTCTTGGCGTGCAGCACGCCGTCCACGCGCTCGGCGTGCTCCTCGGCGGTCAGCCGGCCCTCGGCGAGACCCTCGCGGAGGATGTCGGCGGTGCGGTCACGGTCGGCGTCCGAGGCGCGCAGTTCGGCGACGCGCGGCGCGGCGTCCCGGGGCTGAGCCTGCTTCTGAAGGTCCACGGCAGCAGCGTACCGAAACGCGATAGATCGCGACTAGGGGTGTGGACGATCCTGGGCGTGTCGCGACCGGGCCCCGCGTGACAGCGGCTGAGCCTTACGTCACAGCCGCCGAGCCGCACCTCACGGGTTCCGTGACGGCGGCAGGTCCTAGGCTGGTGAGGCCCGCCAGCGTCGGCGGGCGGCCGTCCGTCAGAGTGAGGAATGGGCTGAGAGATGCCTGAGTTCGCGTACACCGATCTGCTCCCGCAAGGAGAGGACACCACTCCGTACCGGCTGGTGACGTCCGAGGGCGTCTCCACGGTGGAGGGGCCCGACGGGCGGACGTTCCTCAAGGTGGAGCCGCAGGCGCTGCGCAAGCTGGCCGAGGAGGCGATCCACGACATCCAGCACTACCTGCGCCCGGCCCACCTCGCGCAGCTTCGCCGCATCATCGACGACCCCGAGGCGTCGGGCAACGACAAGTTCGTGGCGCTGGACCTGCTCAAGAACGCGAACATCGCGGCGGCCGGCGTGCTGCCGATGTGCCAGGACACCGGCACGGCGATCGTCATGGGCAAGCGCGGGCAGAACGTCCTCACCCGGGGCGAGGACGAGAAGCACCTCTCGCACGGCATCTACGACGCCTACACGAAGCTGAACCTGCGCTACTCGCAGATGGCTCCGCTCACCATGTGGGAGGAGAAGAACACCGGCTCCAACCTGCCCGCCCAGATCGAGCTGTACGCGACGGACGGCGGCGCCTACAAGTTCCTGATCATGGCGAAGGGCGGCGGCTCGGCCAACAAGTCCTTCCTGTACCAGGAGACGAAGGCCGTCCTGAACGAGGCCTCCATGATGAAGTTCCTGGAGGAGAAGATCCGTTCGCTCGGCACGGCCGCCTGCCCGCCGTACCACCTGGCGATCGTCGTCGGCGGTACCAGCGCCGAGTACGCGCTGAAGACCGCGAAGTACGCCTCCGCGCACTACCTGGACAACGCGCCCACCGAGGGCTCGCCGCTCGGCCACGGCTTCCGGGACAAGGAGCTGGAGGAGAAGGTCTTCGAGCTGACCCAGAAGATCGGCATCGGCGCGCAGTTCGGCGGCAAGTACTTCTGCCACGACGTGCGGGTGGTCCGGCTGCCCCGCCACGGCGCGTCCTGCCCGGTCGCGATCGCCGTCTCCTGCTCGGCCGACCGCCAGGCCGTCGCGAAGATCACCGCCGAGGGCGTCTTCCTGGAGCAGTTGGAGACCGACCCGGCGCGCTTCCTGCCGGAGACGACGGACGAGCACCTCGACGAGGCCGGTGACGTCGTCAGGATCGACCTGAACCAGCCGATGGACACGGTCCTCGCCGAGCTGTCGAAGTACCCGGTGAAGACCCGGCTGTCCCTGACCGGCCCGCTGGTCGTGGCCCGTGACATCGCGCACGCCAAGATCAAGGAGCGGCTGGACGCGGGCGAGGAGATGCCGCAGTACCTGAAGGACCATCCGGTGTACTACGCCGGTCCGGCGAAGACCCCCGAGGGTTACGCCTCCGGTTCCTTCGGCCCGACGACGGCCGGCCGCATGGACTCCTACGTCGAGCAGTTCCAGGCGGCGGGCGGCTCGAAGGTGATGCTCGCCAAGGGCAACCGGAGCAAGCAGGTCACCGACGCCTGCCACGCCCACGGCGGCTTCTACCTCGGCTCCATCGGCGGCCCCGCCGCCCGCCTCGCCCAGGACTGCATCAAGAAGGTGGAGGTCCTGGAGTACGAGGAGCTGGGCATGGAGGCCGTCTGGAAGATCGAGGTCGAGGACTTCCCGGCGTTCATCGTGGTGGACGACAAGGGCAACGACTTCTTCCAGGACCCGGCGCCGCAGCCGACCTTCACGTCCATCCCGGTGCGCGGGCCCGGCCTCGGCTGACCCGGTACCGCGACGTCTGAGGGAGCCCGCGGCCGCCGGCCGGGGGCTTCCCGCGTCCCGTACGGCGTCCCACGGGAGCGGACGCCGCCGGCGGGGTGTACTCGTGGGGGTCCGACGGGGAATACGGGTTCCGCGTCGACTGCTCACGTGTGCGGAGGTAGGACGATGACGAGCGAAGAGCCGCAGTACCGGATCGAGCACGACTCGATGGGTGAGGTCCGGGTCCCGGCGCATGCCAAGTGGCGGGCGCAGACCCAGCGTGCCGTCGAGAACTTCCCGGTCTCCGGGCAGCGCATCGAGCGGGCGCA contains:
- a CDS encoding WhiB family transcriptional regulator, whose translation is MLQPPHSSLQVAAVPAQRLPARDRDQDAAWHTEAVCRRDEAGLFFAPSKEPTAARLSREDAAKRVCSRCPVMVECREHALLQPEPYGVWGGLTAAERRVVLARRRRREMDLKKASRPTANRIAG
- a CDS encoding DUF1707 SHOCT-like domain-containing protein, whose protein sequence is MDLQKQAQPRDAAPRVAELRASDADRDRTADILREGLAEGRLTAEEHAERVDGVLHAKTVGELEVFVRDLPAAHQRPATPAYMPVPARPAPGAIPEEADASVVAVFSSAVRRGRWRAGRRLHAYAVFGSVEIDLSEAIFEYQQVVIKAVSVFGDVQIRVPENVSLRGTGGGVLGNFEVSPLDSVDSRAPVVYVDGWAVLGNVEARPRRGRSVADILERVQDKVDRKLRKHLGR
- a CDS encoding fumarate hydratase gives rise to the protein MPEFAYTDLLPQGEDTTPYRLVTSEGVSTVEGPDGRTFLKVEPQALRKLAEEAIHDIQHYLRPAHLAQLRRIIDDPEASGNDKFVALDLLKNANIAAAGVLPMCQDTGTAIVMGKRGQNVLTRGEDEKHLSHGIYDAYTKLNLRYSQMAPLTMWEEKNTGSNLPAQIELYATDGGAYKFLIMAKGGGSANKSFLYQETKAVLNEASMMKFLEEKIRSLGTAACPPYHLAIVVGGTSAEYALKTAKYASAHYLDNAPTEGSPLGHGFRDKELEEKVFELTQKIGIGAQFGGKYFCHDVRVVRLPRHGASCPVAIAVSCSADRQAVAKITAEGVFLEQLETDPARFLPETTDEHLDEAGDVVRIDLNQPMDTVLAELSKYPVKTRLSLTGPLVVARDIAHAKIKERLDAGEEMPQYLKDHPVYYAGPAKTPEGYASGSFGPTTAGRMDSYVEQFQAAGGSKVMLAKGNRSKQVTDACHAHGGFYLGSIGGPAARLAQDCIKKVEVLEYEELGMEAVWKIEVEDFPAFIVVDDKGNDFFQDPAPQPTFTSIPVRGPGLG